The Halarsenatibacter silvermanii genome contains a region encoding:
- a CDS encoding methyltetrahydrofolate cobalamin methyltransferase, with amino-acid sequence MIVIGELINTSREGLEEAVKERDAEFIQDLAKNQEEAGAAYVDVNCGTLIKEEEEAIEWLVETAQEVVDVPLSIDSPNPEAVKRGLEKHENESPPLINSITDEEERYDELLPLIQEYEANVIALCMEDEGMPDDCDDRIRIASNLVDNLKEDGIEEDRIFVDPIIQPIGTDQEMGLHILNAIEAITEKYPEVHITCGLSNISHGMPQRPLLNRAFLVLAMSRGMDSAIIDPLDEHLMSLATASETLLGNDEGCMNYLQESRADNLVV; translated from the coding sequence ATGATTGTTATTGGAGAACTGATAAACACCAGCCGGGAAGGCTTGGAGGAGGCCGTAAAGGAAAGAGATGCTGAATTTATTCAGGATCTGGCCAAAAATCAGGAAGAAGCTGGTGCTGCTTACGTGGATGTAAACTGCGGTACTCTCATAAAAGAAGAGGAGGAAGCAATTGAGTGGCTGGTAGAAACTGCCCAGGAGGTTGTCGATGTTCCTCTGAGCATTGACAGCCCCAATCCAGAAGCGGTCAAACGCGGTCTTGAGAAACATGAAAATGAGAGTCCTCCGCTTATTAACTCCATAACTGATGAAGAAGAGCGTTATGATGAGCTGCTGCCCTTGATACAGGAATATGAAGCTAATGTAATAGCTCTGTGTATGGAAGATGAGGGTATGCCAGATGATTGTGATGATAGAATTAGGATTGCCAGCAATCTTGTTGATAATTTGAAGGAAGATGGTATAGAAGAGGACAGGATTTTTGTCGATCCCATCATTCAGCCGATTGGAACAGATCAGGAAATGGGTCTGCATATATTAAATGCTATTGAGGCAATAACTGAAAAATATCCAGAGGTACATATAACCTGTGGGCTAAGCAATATTTCTCATGGCATGCCTCAGCGTCCCCTGTTAAACAGAGCATTTTTGGTTTTAGCAATGAGCAGAGGAATGGACAGCGCAATTATCGACCCTCTGGATGAACACTTAATGTCCCTGGCTACAGCTTCAGAAACGCTGCTCGGCAACGATGAAGGCTGCATGAACTATCTGCAGGAATCCAGAGCCGATAATCTCGTCGTCTGA
- a CDS encoding YdcF family protein, with amino-acid sequence MIKTLVSPIFTLLVFMILSIIISEKKSSRYHRRNTGGWKFLLVPVLLLWILSTPIFVDFTAEIWEKPYSSPEMIKPGETDEVEAVTVLSGGINKGLYPEQDLPGDGTIHRTYRGTKYFQKTVNADHLVFQGRMSGENPEAGVKLMRDQAKNMGVNPEKILLEAKSRNTREHPLELLNKSEIKAETSIAIVTSAWHMRRSEREFSLYFEDVTPVPAEFISGDLPGGLKNYFPRASSLRNNTRLLHEIIGCLWYRFLNFIN; translated from the coding sequence ATGATAAAAACTCTGGTTTCACCTATTTTTACTCTTTTGGTTTTTATGATCTTATCGATAATTATATCGGAAAAAAAATCATCCAGATATCACCGCAGAAATACTGGCGGCTGGAAATTTCTTTTGGTTCCTGTTTTACTTCTGTGGATTTTAAGCACTCCTATTTTTGTTGATTTTACAGCTGAAATTTGGGAAAAACCCTACAGTTCTCCGGAAATGATTAAACCTGGAGAAACTGATGAGGTTGAGGCAGTGACAGTTTTAAGCGGAGGAATTAATAAAGGTCTTTATCCCGAGCAGGATCTTCCCGGAGACGGCACTATTCACAGAACTTATCGCGGGACAAAATATTTCCAGAAGACTGTTAACGCTGATCATTTAGTCTTTCAGGGCCGGATGTCCGGCGAAAATCCTGAAGCAGGGGTTAAACTTATGAGAGATCAGGCTAAAAATATGGGTGTTAACCCCGAAAAAATTTTATTGGAAGCTAAATCTCGTAACACCAGGGAGCATCCTCTTGAGCTTCTCAATAAAAGTGAAATTAAAGCTGAAACCTCCATAGCTATTGTTACTTCAGCCTGGCATATGCGTCGATCCGAAAGAGAATTTTCGCTTTATTTTGAAGATGTTACTCCGGTTCCTGCTGAATTTATTTCCGGAGATCTGCCGGGCGGCTTAAAAAACTATTTTCCCAGAGCTTCGAGTCTTAGAAATAACACCAGATTATTACATGAGATCATAGGCTGCTTATGGTATCGATTTCTTAATTTTATAAACTGA
- a CDS encoding HD domain-containing protein: MDCSGSKFKAIIHSDRPGKKLAELNEQKYYDCLEELYNLKEVSQPEDGHPEGDAWRHSLLVVNKAAQLTLSAMVRYAALLHDFGKQATPLKARPHHYDHEKKADTYIIRLSRRLGVLPAWEKAALTAARLHMKGHYFPKLRPGTKVDLLVDINNSPLSFEQFCQILLADAHGRGRAAYEPIYLKDLINYGNKMFEIYPENSDIDAQKLRVDRCNWMAGNL, from the coding sequence GTGGATTGTTCAGGCAGCAAGTTCAAAGCAATAATTCATTCTGATAGGCCGGGTAAAAAACTGGCAGAATTAAATGAACAAAAATATTATGATTGCCTTGAAGAACTGTACAATTTAAAAGAAGTATCTCAACCTGAAGATGGACATCCCGAAGGGGACGCCTGGCGTCATTCGCTTCTGGTAGTAAATAAAGCAGCCCAGCTTACCCTGTCGGCAATGGTTAGATATGCTGCTTTGCTGCATGATTTTGGCAAGCAGGCCACTCCTTTAAAGGCCAGGCCTCATCATTATGATCACGAAAAAAAAGCAGACACATATATCATCAGGTTATCCCGGCGACTGGGAGTCCTGCCTGCCTGGGAAAAAGCCGCCCTGACCGCAGCCAGACTTCACATGAAGGGACATTACTTTCCCAAGTTAAGACCCGGTACAAAAGTCGACCTGCTGGTGGATATAAATAATTCTCCCCTTAGTTTTGAACAATTTTGCCAGATATTACTGGCCGATGCTCATGGTAGAGGAAGAGCTGCTTACGAACCGATTTATTTAAAAGATTTGATCAATTATGGCAATAAAATGTTTGAAATTTACCCTGAAAACAGCGATATAGATGCCCAAAAATTAAGAGTAGATCGCTGCAATTGGATGGCTGGAAATCTCTAA
- a CDS encoding TldD/PmbA family protein, whose amino-acid sequence MDDISELKGEKICREILERGLELKGIDEIEVFFQSNKTNEIKIEQNDIGVPKTNYYRGVGIRVFQNGGQGFSSTNVMGEEEIEKALKNAASIAKKSPADPDNKLPEPGKIAGVEDIYDETIEDIKLENLIENASDFKNEFLMDSRGIIDSASFKSSRSVRAIANSRGISAEEKSTHFQSSAIGFAREDDDISSFDIETQAACQYKDFKPVVSAENLREKVISSLGARKIEGFTGKILLAPEAAAKLIVNPIISAINAKNVADGLSPWKNKLNEKVTSEKITLSDRSSLPGGVGSKSFDREGVPPVDMEIIENGVLKNLLHNSYSASYFDTKSNGHARGGAQSTPGVGTTNVLLRKGDLPVSEICRSIKKGLLVNRYSGSADHLSGSFSGAVKGGYLISSGDKKPVREAMISGNIYELLNKVEAVSRDTSQVGSFRLPYLLFKNVDITG is encoded by the coding sequence GTGGATGATATCAGCGAATTAAAAGGCGAAAAAATATGCCGGGAAATTCTGGAGCGCGGATTGGAACTAAAAGGAATTGATGAGATTGAAGTTTTTTTTCAGAGCAATAAAACTAATGAAATAAAAATTGAGCAAAATGATATAGGAGTTCCCAAGACGAATTATTATAGAGGAGTGGGGATCAGAGTTTTTCAGAATGGAGGCCAGGGTTTTTCCTCAACCAATGTCATGGGGGAAGAAGAGATAGAAAAAGCTTTGAAAAATGCCGCTTCTATTGCTAAGAAATCTCCTGCTGATCCCGATAATAAACTTCCTGAGCCTGGCAAAATCGCAGGTGTGGAGGATATTTACGACGAAACCATAGAGGACATCAAACTGGAAAATTTGATTGAAAACGCCAGCGATTTTAAAAACGAATTTTTGATGGACAGCAGAGGTATTATCGATTCAGCCAGCTTTAAAAGCAGCAGATCGGTGAGAGCTATAGCGAATTCCAGAGGAATTTCTGCTGAAGAAAAGAGCACTCATTTTCAAAGTTCTGCGATTGGATTTGCCCGGGAAGACGATGATATCTCATCATTTGACATTGAAACTCAGGCGGCCTGTCAGTATAAAGACTTTAAACCGGTGGTAAGCGCGGAGAATCTCAGAGAAAAAGTTATTTCTTCTCTGGGAGCCAGAAAAATAGAAGGTTTTACAGGGAAGATTTTATTGGCTCCTGAGGCTGCGGCAAAATTAATAGTCAATCCTATAATTTCTGCGATTAATGCTAAAAATGTTGCTGATGGACTTTCACCCTGGAAGAATAAACTCAATGAAAAAGTGACTTCAGAAAAAATAACATTATCCGATAGAAGCTCTCTGCCGGGAGGAGTAGGATCGAAAAGTTTTGATCGGGAGGGAGTTCCGCCTGTAGATATGGAGATTATTGAAAATGGAGTCCTGAAAAACCTGCTGCACAATTCCTATTCAGCTTCATATTTTGATACAAAGTCCAACGGCCATGCCCGTGGGGGAGCTCAAAGTACTCCCGGAGTAGGTACTACCAATGTACTTTTGAGAAAAGGCGATCTGCCGGTATCAGAAATTTGCCGATCTATAAAAAAGGGATTGCTGGTAAATCGTTATTCTGGCAGTGCCGACCATTTGAGCGGAAGCTTTTCTGGAGCAGTTAAGGGTGGATACCTGATTTCCAGCGGCGACAAAAAGCCCGTGCGAGAAGCTATGATTTCAGGCAACATTTATGAGCTGCTGAATAAAGTGGAGGCTGTTTCAAGAGATACCAGTCAGGTAGGCAGCTTCAGGCTGCCATATTTGCTCTTTAAAAATGTTGATATTACCGGATGA
- the aroB gene encoding 3-dehydroquinate synthase, which produces MKNLQMKLGERSYPIDISSGGLAELGSRIKEILPESRKILIATDKNVNKIYSSDIENVLTDCGFSVEKKVVEAGEKSKSIKIASAFYDFMLNNKFERSSVVVGLGGGVVGDLAGFVASTYMRGIKFVQVPTSLLAQVDSSIGGKVAVNHPEAKNVIGAFYQPEYVMIDVETLKTLPDREFKGGLAEIIKHGYGFDPAFFEFLSENKNAIKNKEEKPLKEMIYRSCLIKKRVVQRDERETGERAKLNLGHTVAHALEAAGEFSGLNHGEAVAVGMVAESILAEKEGLIYRRNRDELIDLLKSYSLPISVPEEIDISSLIAAMSKDKKIYHGRVNFSLPAGTGQTKIYRNWSKENLIDALEKTKKID; this is translated from the coding sequence TTGAAAAATCTGCAGATGAAATTGGGGGAAAGAAGTTATCCCATCGATATCTCTTCCGGTGGACTTGCTGAATTAGGAAGTAGAATAAAGGAAATTCTGCCCGAATCCAGAAAAATTTTAATAGCCACTGACAAAAATGTCAACAAAATTTATTCGAGTGACATAGAGAATGTTCTCACTGATTGTGGATTTTCTGTAGAAAAAAAAGTAGTGGAAGCGGGAGAAAAATCTAAATCTATTAAAATTGCTTCAGCATTTTATGATTTTATGCTCAATAATAAGTTTGAGAGGAGCTCGGTGGTTGTAGGTCTGGGAGGTGGGGTGGTTGGAGATCTGGCCGGATTTGTTGCTTCTACTTATATGCGGGGAATTAAATTTGTTCAGGTTCCTACCAGCCTTCTTGCTCAGGTCGATAGCAGCATCGGCGGCAAAGTAGCCGTCAATCACCCTGAGGCAAAAAATGTTATAGGGGCTTTTTATCAACCGGAGTATGTTATGATCGATGTTGAAACCTTGAAAACACTGCCAGACCGGGAGTTCAAAGGAGGTTTGGCCGAGATAATAAAACACGGTTATGGATTTGATCCCGCTTTTTTTGAATTTTTATCGGAAAACAAAAATGCCATCAAAAATAAAGAGGAAAAGCCTCTCAAAGAAATGATTTACAGGTCCTGCTTGATCAAAAAAAGAGTTGTCCAGCGTGATGAAAGAGAAACAGGTGAAAGAGCAAAACTCAATCTTGGTCACACGGTAGCCCATGCTCTGGAAGCTGCAGGTGAATTTTCCGGACTCAATCATGGAGAGGCTGTTGCGGTTGGGATGGTGGCGGAATCGATTCTTGCTGAGAAAGAAGGTTTAATATACAGGCGAAATCGGGATGAATTAATCGATCTTTTAAAATCCTATTCTCTGCCAATTTCTGTTCCAGAAGAAATAGACATTTCTTCTTTGATCGCTGCTATGTCCAAGGATAAGAAAATATATCATGGTCGAGTCAATTTTTCTCTGCCGGCCGGAACTGGCCAAACAAAAATATATAGAAACTGGAGCAAAGAAAATCTGATTGATGCTCTGGAAAAGACTAAAAAAATCGATTAA
- a CDS encoding TldD/PmbA family protein: MFEKFKDLVDLVDFHLELRFHRREISNLSIKNGSLRDASSSELRGVGIRALKNGSWGFAATSDLSYQSLKTSALEAGKAAQKAAAASSDKIEGLASAEMARGDFKTYSESAEYEPELAEKIDTLLTCDKKIRESDELVEGSAVGFTEQINKKYIFTSDGAKAEVQDKKADISLNAFGGRSGRQEKAKVSKSITGDWNRLFSNKSLRQMRVDVIKILKEKFKAEKIEGGIYKVILDPALVGVLAHEAIGHTVEADFVKSGSAARGKIGEVVASDLITMVDDGGLCDASGKILVDDEGVKAGETVIIENGVMKNYLHNRETAYEFSAEPGGNARAYNYNDEPLIRMTNTYIKPGNDELENMISEIDEGLYLKGLGEGGQADSTAEFMFDVERAYKIEDGEIDRPVKGVTITGQAYDVLKSVDAISEEFEIGLGRGYCGKWQRAKVDAGGPYLRCQVKVGGKNSG, from the coding sequence ATGTTCGAGAAATTTAAAGATCTGGTTGATCTGGTTGATTTTCATTTAGAATTGAGATTCCATAGAAGGGAAATAAGCAATTTAAGCATAAAAAACGGTAGTTTGAGAGATGCCAGCAGTTCTGAGCTGAGAGGAGTGGGGATCAGAGCTTTGAAGAACGGCAGCTGGGGATTTGCTGCTACATCAGATTTGTCCTACCAAAGTCTCAAGACTTCAGCTTTAGAAGCTGGAAAGGCTGCCCAAAAGGCGGCAGCAGCCAGTTCAGACAAGATTGAAGGTCTGGCATCTGCTGAAATGGCCAGAGGCGATTTTAAAACCTATTCAGAATCAGCTGAATATGAGCCTGAACTGGCAGAGAAAATTGATACTCTGTTGACATGCGATAAAAAAATTCGGGAAAGCGATGAGCTTGTTGAGGGAAGTGCAGTAGGCTTCACCGAACAAATAAACAAAAAGTATATTTTTACCTCTGACGGTGCAAAAGCAGAGGTGCAGGACAAAAAAGCAGATATCTCCCTCAATGCTTTCGGCGGGAGGTCAGGAAGACAGGAAAAGGCTAAAGTCAGCAAATCTATAACCGGTGACTGGAACAGGCTATTTTCCAATAAGAGTCTGAGGCAGATGAGGGTTGATGTTATAAAGATTCTTAAAGAAAAATTTAAGGCTGAAAAAATTGAGGGGGGAATATATAAGGTTATACTGGACCCTGCCCTGGTGGGGGTATTAGCACATGAAGCTATCGGCCACACTGTCGAAGCTGACTTTGTTAAATCGGGATCTGCAGCCAGGGGAAAAATAGGTGAAGTAGTGGCCAGCGATTTGATCACCATGGTAGATGATGGAGGTTTATGCGATGCTTCGGGGAAAATTCTGGTGGATGATGAAGGTGTGAAAGCCGGAGAGACAGTAATCATCGAGAACGGTGTTATGAAAAATTATCTTCATAATCGTGAAACGGCGTATGAATTTTCAGCTGAACCGGGTGGAAATGCCCGTGCTTATAATTACAACGATGAACCTTTAATCAGAATGACCAATACATATATAAAACCGGGAAATGATGAGCTGGAGAATATGATTTCAGAAATTGACGAAGGGCTTTATCTCAAGGGACTGGGAGAAGGAGGACAGGCGGATTCCACGGCTGAATTCATGTTTGATGTCGAACGGGCCTATAAAATTGAGGATGGGGAAATAGACAGACCGGTGAAAGGAGTTACTATAACGGGACAGGCTTATGATGTTCTTAAAAGCGTTGATGCTATAAGCGAGGAGTTTGAAATCGGTCTGGGAAGGGGTTATTGTGGCAAATGGCAGCGGGCTAAAGTAGATGCTGGAGGCCCGTACCTGAGATGTCAAGTCAAAGTTGGAGGCAAAAACAGTGGATGA
- a CDS encoding InlB B-repeat-containing protein: MKGKKKIILILLLLLILGTGVLHFSDLLLEYHELEIELDGEGHTNPEPGIHEYEDGEEIEITAEPEQGWRFVEWTGDIDSDHRNLELNIEEDIYLKANFVREEFSLDLDFSAERGEIKLSPDQEYYKYGEQVTLEAMPEEGYEFTRWQGDLEGEEKEKKIEISRDLEIAAVFEHKSYTLKAHVRGEGEINWEVIDIPEDKDIENEQGTIIDKTGLEFPAGTRLSLEAVPGEDWEFAGWRGDFEQEDREFEIELHDDTEISALMIHDDYIARPDISAEHGEIKIQPEEDIYEKGQEVEIKAVPDTGFKFERWQGDLEGDEPEKLFEIHDEKFIEAIFERAFYDVLVTIEGNGDVEWELVEIPEDVIRDETEDMIESHTELSVPHNALLRFEAFPDPGNKFVGWGEDIESEDEILEVDIKEDLEITAEFESQQYTIELDYDTDRGEVLSEPDRDYYHYGDEVQIEAVPEEGFQFTGWDGDLEGEDPVKTVVIDENIAVDAGFDWKRYSLEVSYDEERGRIDSFPDRTTYHHGESVTVEAKPESGWEFREWRGDLEGEEPEMDFEMRDDMKIEAAFVPEDYEFLLEFDEDKGEINIDPEKDHYQKGDQIFLTAEAREGYTFERWYGDIEGEDPEISLEVKEEMKIGAEFVPARYELDVIVLGDGVVNYEPEKDDYEYGEEIKIEARPELSWEFLRWSGDLTGRENPKTFVIKDDMTVEVRFRFEK, encoded by the coding sequence ATGAAAGGCAAGAAGAAAATTATACTTATACTATTGCTGCTTTTGATTCTTGGGACGGGAGTTCTCCACTTTAGCGATTTATTATTAGAATATCATGAGCTTGAGATTGAGCTGGATGGAGAAGGGCATACAAATCCTGAACCCGGCATACATGAGTATGAAGATGGAGAGGAGATAGAGATCACAGCCGAACCGGAGCAGGGGTGGCGATTTGTTGAATGGACAGGCGATATAGATTCAGATCACAGAAATTTAGAGCTTAATATTGAAGAAGATATATATTTAAAGGCGAACTTTGTCAGAGAGGAGTTCAGCCTGGATCTTGATTTTTCAGCAGAACGCGGAGAAATAAAACTTTCTCCAGATCAGGAGTATTACAAATATGGAGAGCAGGTGACGCTGGAGGCGATGCCAGAAGAAGGTTATGAATTTACTCGCTGGCAGGGAGATCTGGAAGGAGAGGAAAAGGAAAAAAAGATTGAAATTTCCAGAGATCTTGAGATAGCAGCAGTTTTTGAGCACAAAAGCTATACGCTCAAAGCCCATGTGAGAGGTGAAGGTGAGATAAACTGGGAAGTTATTGATATTCCTGAAGATAAAGATATAGAAAACGAACAGGGTACAATAATCGATAAAACCGGGTTAGAATTCCCCGCTGGAACCCGATTGAGTCTGGAGGCAGTTCCGGGAGAGGACTGGGAATTCGCCGGCTGGCGTGGAGATTTTGAGCAAGAAGACAGGGAATTTGAAATTGAGCTGCATGATGATACAGAAATCAGCGCCCTGATGATTCATGATGATTATATTGCCAGACCGGATATCTCTGCTGAGCATGGCGAGATCAAAATTCAACCTGAAGAAGATATTTATGAAAAAGGGCAGGAAGTAGAAATTAAAGCAGTTCCTGATACTGGTTTTAAATTTGAACGCTGGCAGGGAGACCTGGAAGGAGATGAGCCCGAAAAGTTATTTGAAATACATGATGAAAAATTTATAGAAGCTATTTTTGAGCGAGCATTCTATGATGTCCTGGTAACAATTGAGGGAAATGGCGATGTAGAATGGGAGCTTGTAGAGATACCTGAAGATGTAATTAGAGATGAAACAGAAGATATGATCGAATCTCATACAGAATTATCAGTTCCTCATAATGCTTTACTGAGATTTGAGGCTTTTCCTGATCCGGGTAATAAATTCGTGGGCTGGGGAGAAGACATCGAGAGTGAAGACGAAATTTTGGAAGTTGATATAAAAGAAGATCTTGAAATAACTGCAGAATTTGAGAGCCAGCAGTATACTATAGAACTCGATTATGATACAGACAGGGGTGAAGTTTTATCAGAACCTGATAGAGATTATTACCATTATGGAGATGAAGTTCAGATTGAAGCTGTGCCAGAAGAAGGTTTTCAGTTTACTGGCTGGGATGGAGATTTAGAAGGAGAAGATCCGGTTAAGACTGTGGTTATAGATGAGAATATCGCTGTAGATGCGGGATTTGACTGGAAAAGATACAGTCTTGAGGTTTCATATGACGAAGAGAGGGGTCGCATAGATTCATTCCCGGATAGAACGACCTATCACCATGGAGAAAGCGTAACTGTTGAGGCTAAACCTGAATCCGGATGGGAATTCAGAGAGTGGAGAGGAGATTTAGAGGGAGAAGAGCCGGAAATGGATTTTGAAATGAGAGATGATATGAAAATTGAAGCAGCATTTGTTCCTGAAGATTATGAGTTTCTGCTGGAATTTGACGAAGATAAAGGGGAGATAAATATAGACCCGGAAAAAGATCACTATCAAAAAGGGGATCAGATCTTTTTGACAGCTGAAGCCAGAGAGGGTTACACTTTTGAGCGCTGGTATGGTGATATCGAGGGCGAGGATCCAGAAATAAGTCTCGAGGTGAAAGAGGAGATGAAAATCGGAGCCGAATTTGTGCCGGCCCGGTATGAATTGGATGTGATTGTTTTGGGGGATGGAGTGGTAAATTACGAACCAGAGAAAGATGATTATGAATATGGTGAAGAAATAAAAATCGAAGCCCGACCTGAACTGAGCTGGGAGTTTTTAAGGTGGTCAGGAGATCTAACCGGCAGAGAGAACCCCAAAACATTTGTAATAAAAGATGATATGACAGTAGAAGTTAGATTCAGATTTGAAAAGTAA
- the cobT gene encoding nicotinate-nucleotide--dimethylbenzimidazole phosphoribosyltransferase, which yields MMKRINEISSQIDEPDIEAMKKAGKRLDSLTKPPGSLGKLEDIVQKLAGITGNIKPAVKNRTHLLMAADHGVADEGVSAVPSEVTEFMVYNFLEGGAAINVLCRQAETELKVFDLGINNDIEHEDIIDRKIKYGTDNIVNGPAMSRSEAISSIETGIEAACKCAESGADIISTGEMGIANTTPSSAIAAVMTSRSVEDVVGRGSGIDQKTFEKKKEIVKKAIKVNDPDPQNSIEVLADLGGLEIGGMTGVILGSAASSLPVLLDGFICGVAALLACNINSGVKDYLIPSHKSVEPGHVKIYQEMGLEPMLDLDMRLGEGTGAVLNINQIEAACRMIDEMATFAEAGMDLD from the coding sequence ATGATGAAAAGAATCAATGAAATTTCTTCGCAAATTGATGAGCCTGACATCGAGGCTATGAAAAAAGCGGGCAAAAGATTGGACTCCCTGACCAAACCACCGGGGAGTCTGGGAAAGTTAGAAGATATAGTACAAAAACTGGCCGGCATAACAGGCAATATAAAACCAGCTGTAAAAAACCGTACTCATCTGCTCATGGCGGCTGACCACGGCGTAGCAGATGAAGGAGTGAGCGCTGTTCCTTCTGAAGTGACAGAATTTATGGTTTATAATTTTTTAGAAGGAGGTGCAGCTATAAACGTTCTCTGCAGACAGGCTGAAACAGAATTAAAAGTTTTTGATCTGGGGATTAATAATGACATCGAGCATGAAGATATTATAGATAGAAAAATTAAATACGGTACTGATAATATTGTCAATGGACCGGCTATGAGCAGGAGTGAAGCAATTTCTTCGATTGAGACGGGCATTGAGGCTGCCTGTAAGTGCGCAGAATCGGGCGCAGACATCATCAGCACTGGAGAGATGGGTATTGCCAATACTACTCCCAGCAGCGCCATAGCTGCCGTAATGACGTCTCGAAGCGTGGAAGATGTCGTGGGCAGAGGGTCGGGTATCGATCAAAAAACTTTTGAAAAAAAGAAAGAGATTGTAAAGAAGGCGATAAAGGTAAATGATCCTGATCCTCAGAACAGCATTGAAGTTCTGGCTGATCTGGGAGGACTGGAAATTGGCGGTATGACGGGGGTGATACTGGGATCGGCAGCATCTTCTCTGCCGGTTTTGCTGGACGGCTTTATCTGTGGAGTGGCGGCTTTGCTGGCCTGCAATATTAACTCCGGTGTGAAAGATTATTTAATCCCTTCTCATAAATCAGTTGAACCCGGACATGTAAAAATTTATCAAGAAATGGGACTTGAACCCATGCTCGACCTCGATATGCGGCTGGGAGAAGGCACCGGGGCTGTTTTAAATATAAATCAGATAGAGGCTGCCTGCAGAATGATCGATGAGATGGCCACATTTGCAGAAGCCGGTATGGACTTAGATTAG
- a CDS encoding ArsR/SmtB family transcription factor, translating into MEIEALFKALSHRNRLRIINLLHESELCVCELKHIMETTQSNVSRHLGKLKNTGLITFRRDAQWIYYSIDDEFVSSHPFMEMVLNDELDEGIFEEDDEKLKCYLNSDLDCSDLREGNCIDF; encoded by the coding sequence ATGGAAATAGAGGCTTTATTTAAGGCCTTATCGCATAGAAACAGGCTGAGAATAATAAATCTTTTACACGAGAGCGAGCTATGTGTTTGTGAGCTGAAACATATCATGGAGACCACGCAGTCCAATGTATCTCGTCATCTCGGAAAGCTCAAAAATACGGGATTGATTACATTCAGAAGGGATGCTCAATGGATTTATTACAGTATAGATGATGAATTTGTCAGTTCTCACCCTTTTATGGAAATGGTTTTAAATGACGAGCTTGATGAGGGAATTTTTGAAGAGGATGACGAGAAATTGAAATGCTATCTTAACAGCGATCTAGACTGCAGCGATCTCAGGGAAGGAAACTGCATAGATTTTTAG